A section of the Pseudophryne corroboree isolate aPseCor3 chromosome 11, aPseCor3.hap2, whole genome shotgun sequence genome encodes:
- the LOC134970082 gene encoding forkhead box protein A4-A-like, with translation MNNGIQTAPYLSNDISTITPTMTYMNESMAGPVNSIQNNLGSINPLAHNMGGPMASPASSSAYPLGYCQGESEFQRDPRTYRRNYSHAKPPYSYISLITMAIQQAPNKMMTLNEIYQWIIDLFPYYRQNQQRWQNSIRHSLSFNDCFVKVPRSPEKPGKGSYWTLHPESGNMFENGCYLRRQKRFKCERSRSGSGDIEKKSVKAGEEVSGGLRESPAGYDDSSSSQSPKTVVNRVERDSMVARISQPNGASPMGITPTSEQGGSTSQLLYPLSLSSEAFLGMVGEDVQLKRDPFPGRHPFSITQLMSSEQAQTYASKIDMCQASDHLAHYPNYTSDYHNITSKNGMDMPTSSNDASYYANMYSRPILSSL, from the coding sequence ATGAATAATGGCATTCAAACAGCCCCCTATTTGTCTAATGATATCTCTACAATAACTCCAACAATGACCTACATGAATGAATCCATGGCAGGGCCTGTCAACAGCATCCAGAACAACCTGGGCTCCATCAACCCTCTGGCACACAATATGGGAGGTCCAATGGCATCTCCAGCATCTTCATCTGCTTATCCCTTAGGTTATTGTCAAGGAGAATCAGAGTTCCAGAGGGATCCACGAACCTATCGGAGAAACTACTCTCATGCTAAGCCTCCTTACTCTTATATCTCACTTATCACAATGGCCATACAGCAAGCCCCAAACAAGATGATGACTCTGAATGAGATCTACCAGTGGATCATTGACCTTTTTCCTTACTACAGGCAGAATCAGCAGCGGTGGCAGAATTCTATTCGTCACTCTTTGTCATTTAATGACTGTTTTGTTAAGGTCCCACGCTCTCCAGAGAAACCAGGAAAAGGCTCCTATTGGACTCTCCACCCAGAATCTggaaatatgtttgaaaatggatgcTACTTGAGGAGGCAGAAGAGGTTCAAGTGTGAGAGGTCAAGATCTGGTTCTGGAGACATAGAAAAAAAGTCAGTTAAGGCTGGAGAGGAGGTATCAGGGGGTTTGAGGGAGTCTCCAGCTGGTTATGATGACAGTTCTTCCTCTCAGTCACCTAAAACTGTGGTGAACAGGGTTGAGAGGGACTCAATGGTGGCCAGAATTTCACAACCAAATGGGGCTTCTCCTATGGGTATCACTCCTACATCTGAACAAGGAGGGTCTACATCACAGCTCTTATACCCACTAAGTCTCTCTAGTGAGGCTTTCCTTGGCATGGTAGGAGAAGATGTCCAGTTAAAGCGTGATCCATTTCCTGGGAGGCACCCATTTTCTATCACACAACTGATGTCTTCTGAACAGGCTCAGACCTACGCCAGTAAAATTGATATGTGTCAAGCATCCGATCATCTTGCACACTACCCAAATTATACTTCTGACTATCATAATATTACCAGCAAAAATGGAATGGACATGCCAACATCCTCAAATGATGCCAGCTACTATGCAAATATGTATTCCAGGCCTATTCTCAGCTCTCTGTAA